From Bacillus sp. FSL K6-3431, the proteins below share one genomic window:
- a CDS encoding aldo/keto reductase: MKYRKLGNTGINVSEVSFGTWAIGGAWGKTNDQESLKALNYAIGQGVNFFDTADVYGDGHSEELLAKVTKGKEDEIFIATKFCRSGDILSKENYSYEAVRTYCEASLKRLNREALDLYQIHCPPTDILKDGAVFEVLDRLQEEGKIKNYGVSVETVEEGLLCLENHNVKTLQVIFNIFRQKPLEALLPEAYKKDVGILVRLPLASGLLTGKFTKDHIFEENDHRKFNENGESFNVGETFAGLGFAKGVELSEQLTWIAKGRDSMATSALRWLLDQKKISCIIPGFRNIGQIDENLKALKEKSFTDIEMNKISRFYQENVESFIRGPY; the protein is encoded by the coding sequence ATGAAGTATCGAAAACTAGGTAATACAGGTATAAATGTGAGTGAGGTAAGCTTTGGTACTTGGGCGATTGGTGGAGCTTGGGGGAAAACGAATGATCAAGAGTCATTGAAAGCTTTGAATTATGCAATAGGTCAAGGTGTTAATTTTTTTGACACTGCAGATGTGTATGGTGATGGCCATAGTGAAGAGCTGTTAGCTAAAGTGACCAAAGGGAAGGAAGACGAGATATTTATTGCAACAAAGTTTTGTAGAAGTGGTGATATTTTATCTAAGGAAAATTATTCATATGAAGCTGTTCGAACATATTGTGAAGCTAGTTTGAAACGTTTGAACCGTGAAGCGCTTGATTTATATCAAATTCATTGTCCACCGACTGATATTTTAAAAGATGGAGCAGTATTTGAAGTGCTTGATCGTCTGCAAGAAGAAGGGAAAATTAAGAATTATGGTGTAAGTGTTGAAACAGTCGAGGAAGGTTTGCTTTGTTTGGAAAACCATAATGTAAAAACATTACAAGTCATATTTAATATTTTTCGTCAAAAACCATTGGAAGCACTTTTACCAGAAGCGTATAAAAAAGATGTTGGTATACTTGTCAGATTGCCACTTGCTAGCGGTTTACTCACTGGAAAATTTACAAAAGATCATATTTTTGAAGAAAACGATCATCGCAAATTTAATGAGAATGGAGAATCGTTTAATGTAGGGGAAACCTTTGCTGGTCTTGGCTTTGCAAAAGGGGTTGAACTTTCAGAACAGTTAACATGGATTGCTAAAGGAAGGGATTCTATGGCAACCTCTGCATTGCGCTGGCTACTTGATCAAAAAAAAATATCTTGTATTATTCCGGGATTTAGAAACATCGGGCAAATTGATGAAAATCTAAAAGCATTAAAAGAAAAGAGTTTTACAGATATAGAAATGAATAAAATATCTAGATTTTATCAAGAAAATGTAGAATCATTCATTAGAGGTCCCTATTAA
- a CDS encoding QueT transporter family protein, with translation MKIKTLVINAVIAALYCAIFALIAPFGFTNIQFRVSEVFNHLVVFNKKYIFGIVAGVFLTNLFSPLGWFDLVFGVSQSIIALSITIFSARFIKSMRNRMIFNTLIFTFTMFIIAFELNLALGFPFLFTWLTVAIGEFIVMLVGIPLMIALNKRIHFGKLI, from the coding sequence ATGAAAATAAAAACACTTGTAATAAACGCTGTAATAGCGGCGTTATATTGTGCGATTTTTGCACTTATCGCACCATTCGGTTTCACTAACATCCAATTTCGTGTTTCTGAGGTGTTTAATCATCTTGTTGTTTTTAATAAAAAGTATATTTTCGGAATTGTGGCTGGCGTGTTTCTAACAAACTTATTTTCACCACTTGGCTGGTTTGATCTAGTATTCGGTGTAAGCCAATCGATTATTGCCTTATCCATTACAATTTTCTCCGCAAGATTCATTAAAAGTATGAGAAATCGGATGATATTTAACACACTCATCTTTACCTTTACGATGTTTATTATTGCGTTTGAATTGAATCTGGCACTTGGGTTTCCTTTTCTGTTCACATGGTTAACTGTCGCAATAGGAGAGTTTATTGTCATGTTAGTCGGTATACCACTGATGATTGCATTGAACAAACGCATCCATTTTGGAAAGCTAATTTAA
- a CDS encoding DUF4179 domain-containing protein: MNKEWLDKQINEIEVPKEDVSSVIAKAISNGKKSKTKKRKMKSSLFVSTAAASLFLASGFLFTPISNVLANVPLLGSIYENFTSPVGNELYTNNLITSLNEKASNNGVDITITSAYYDGNVIGVTFKTTGKDLTIKHIDEGNRPVSGYSYHLFDGLAKNQWSSSSTDLKEMEDGFIGAVEFYNPDKQIPANFTIPLTFTSMADIKGNWKFDVPVKQIPFEKISTVYETTSKDGDYTVNMKSITKGKATTMFEYTTIVPMPGVVDEINITVFDDNKNRLSKNSTDLLNMNELNGKVEKSVRELFTSKIDENANYLMVYPEIKKVEKDTIKSLNSPTPFSIESDRFEYKINVNNIVTNEEKLTVDYTIQNISMDDFKKDIIQNFADFIKIIKTDDIKVDKQSELIDETLGFTILSDQAKRTNENELHFQSTFIIENTDDFDYADYSLMVPFGTLSSNNPIKMEPIKIDLKQ, encoded by the coding sequence ATGAACAAGGAATGGCTTGATAAACAGATAAATGAAATTGAAGTGCCAAAGGAAGATGTGAGTTCCGTCATTGCAAAAGCAATATCAAATGGAAAAAAGAGTAAAACCAAAAAAAGGAAGATGAAATCTAGCTTATTTGTTTCAACAGCTGCTGCCTCTCTCTTCCTTGCATCTGGCTTCCTATTTACACCGATATCAAATGTATTAGCGAACGTACCATTGCTAGGTTCCATTTATGAAAACTTTACATCTCCAGTGGGAAATGAACTATATACGAATAACCTAATCACATCACTTAATGAAAAAGCCAGCAATAATGGTGTTGATATTACTATAACAAGTGCCTATTATGATGGGAATGTCATCGGTGTTACATTTAAAACGACCGGGAAAGATCTAACAATCAAACATATCGATGAGGGTAACCGCCCCGTATCGGGATATAGCTACCATTTATTTGATGGATTAGCTAAAAATCAATGGTCATCAAGTAGTACTGATTTAAAGGAGATGGAGGATGGTTTTATTGGGGCAGTCGAATTTTACAATCCAGATAAACAAATTCCCGCCAACTTTACTATCCCTCTCACTTTCACTTCGATGGCCGATATAAAAGGTAATTGGAAGTTCGATGTTCCTGTTAAACAAATTCCTTTTGAAAAAATATCTACCGTTTATGAAACTACATCAAAAGATGGTGATTATACTGTTAACATGAAATCTATTACTAAGGGAAAAGCTACGACAATGTTTGAGTACACTACCATTGTACCAATGCCCGGGGTAGTTGATGAAATAAACATAACTGTTTTTGATGATAACAAGAATAGGCTATCGAAAAACAGCACTGATCTATTAAACATGAATGAATTGAATGGAAAGGTAGAGAAATCGGTAAGAGAACTTTTCACAAGCAAAATTGATGAGAATGCCAATTATTTAATGGTTTATCCTGAAATAAAAAAAGTTGAAAAGGATACAATCAAATCATTGAATAGTCCTACCCCATTCTCGATTGAAAGCGATCGATTTGAATATAAGATAAACGTAAACAACATAGTAACGAACGAGGAAAAATTAACTGTAGATTATACCATTCAAAATATTAGCATGGACGATTTTAAAAAGGATATCATTCAGAACTTCGCCGATTTCATAAAAATAATAAAAACAGATGATATCAAAGTAGATAAGCAAAGTGAACTAATCGATGAAACGCTTGGCTTTACGATTCTCAGCGATCAAGCTAAACGAACGAATGAGAACGAGTTACATTTCCAATCTACTTTTATCATTGAGAACACTGATGATTTTGATTACGCTGATTATTCTCTTATGGTTCCATTTGGTACTTTAAGTTCAAATAATCCAATTAAAATGGAACCAATAAAAATAGATTTAAAACAGTAA
- a CDS encoding sigma-70 family RNA polymerase sigma factor, translating into MTDIKLVKKAVKGNERAFETLITNDSDKLYRTAYLYVRNKDDALDVLQETTYKAFISIKHLKNPEYFSTWLTKILIRTAYDVLKKKKRNVLTGDIFFENITENKTDKIESRIDITNAISTLKHDYQSVIILFYYHDLSIANIAETMDKPEGTIKPHLHRAKMELKKALKGANYYEQGMA; encoded by the coding sequence ATGACTGATATAAAACTTGTAAAGAAAGCCGTCAAAGGAAATGAAAGAGCCTTTGAAACACTGATAACGAACGATAGTGACAAGCTTTATCGAACAGCTTATCTATATGTTCGCAATAAGGACGACGCATTAGATGTGCTTCAAGAAACTACGTATAAAGCTTTCATTTCTATTAAACACTTGAAAAATCCGGAGTATTTCAGCACATGGCTTACTAAAATTCTCATTCGAACAGCTTATGATGTCCTAAAAAAGAAAAAAAGAAATGTTTTAACTGGTGATATATTTTTTGAAAATATTACCGAAAACAAAACAGATAAAATTGAATCTAGGATTGATATAACTAATGCAATATCTACACTAAAGCATGATTATCAATCAGTTATTATTCTTTTTTACTATCATGATTTATCCATTGCCAATATCGCGGAAACGATGGACAAACCAGAGGGGACAATAAAGCCCCATCTTCATCGTGCGAAAATGGAATTAAAAAAAGCGTTGAAAGGAGCGAATTACTATGAACAAGGAATGGCTTGA
- a CDS encoding excisionase family DNA-binding protein, with translation MYLTIKETAEYLQFPIDFIESLVQQGKIKALHDGESYMINKEQFNDHLEKMEKYKKQLAEWQMEPLPEDIDIKDED, from the coding sequence ATGTATTTAACAATAAAGGAGACAGCAGAGTATTTGCAATTTCCGATAGATTTTATAGAAAGTCTTGTTCAGCAAGGGAAAATAAAGGCGCTTCATGATGGGGAAAGTTATATGATTAACAAAGAACAATTTAATGATCACCTTGAAAAAATGGAGAAGTATAAAAAGCAATTAGCAGAATGGCAAATGGAACCATTACCTGAGGATATAGATATAAAAGATGAAGACTAA
- a CDS encoding HAD family hydrolase, giving the protein MIKTVLFDVDGVLLSEERYFDASSLTVWEILYSNKYLGLAPEKYKTDINDKDITKIRAEIFQSDRVLKLMKSHGLNANWDMIYLTVCYQLIHILEQVKGIEKGNIENWVSNEIDRSVIQEIAGVLSGKLITLDFAGILTGFEEAELSKEGLFSHIDQIARERLGVNTTVFGQKGALWSMCEHVSQEWYVGDQFVLASTGRPSVQTGKKGFLSDEKILADSQEISDLFIALKEAGVTIGIGTGRPELETIEPFKYLNWLEHFDMDNIVTADDVLEAEREFPDNPALAKPHPYTYVLALSGKKKTAKECIEEPMPVAHGKETMIVGDSLADLLAAQEMGCTFVAVLTGLSGKDARAEFEERKAEYILDSVLDVKDLVLSLVK; this is encoded by the coding sequence ATGATTAAAACAGTTTTATTTGATGTGGATGGCGTATTATTAAGCGAAGAACGTTATTTTGATGCGTCCTCATTGACAGTATGGGAAATTTTATATAGCAACAAATATTTAGGACTAGCTCCCGAGAAATATAAAACGGATATCAATGATAAGGATATTACTAAAATCCGTGCGGAAATATTTCAAAGCGACCGTGTGCTTAAGCTAATGAAATCTCATGGTTTAAATGCGAACTGGGATATGATTTATCTAACTGTATGTTATCAGCTTATTCATATATTGGAACAGGTAAAAGGCATAGAGAAAGGTAATATTGAAAACTGGGTATCAAATGAAATAGATCGTAGTGTAATACAAGAGATTGCTGGTGTTTTATCCGGGAAACTAATAACCTTAGACTTTGCAGGAATCCTAACTGGCTTTGAAGAGGCAGAATTATCGAAAGAAGGTTTATTCTCGCATATTGATCAGATTGCACGGGAGCGATTGGGTGTTAATACAACAGTGTTTGGTCAAAAAGGAGCGCTTTGGTCGATGTGTGAGCACGTTTCCCAAGAGTGGTATGTTGGTGATCAATTTGTCTTAGCTTCTACAGGGAGACCATCTGTTCAAACTGGAAAAAAAGGATTTTTATCTGATGAAAAAATATTAGCCGACTCACAAGAGATTTCCGATCTTTTCATAGCATTGAAAGAAGCAGGAGTAACAATTGGTATAGGAACTGGTCGCCCAGAACTTGAGACAATTGAACCGTTTAAATATCTAAATTGGTTGGAGCATTTTGATATGGATAATATTGTTACTGCTGATGATGTTTTGGAAGCAGAGCGTGAGTTTCCTGACAATCCTGCCCTGGCAAAACCACATCCATATACATATGTATTAGCTTTATCTGGTAAAAAGAAGACGGCGAAAGAATGCATAGAAGAACCAATGCCTGTAGCGCATGGTAAAGAAACAATGATTGTGGGCGATTCACTCGCGGATCTATTGGCAGCACAAGAAATGGGCTGTACATTCGTAGCTGTTCTTACAGGTCTATCTGGAAAAGATGCACGCGCGGAGTTTGAAGAAAGGAAAGCAGAGTACATTCTTGATAGTGTGCTTGATGTTAAGGATTTGGTATTGTCTTTAGTGAAATAA
- the serA gene encoding phosphoglycerate dehydrogenase: MYKILVAEAISDTGLKALYDHPKFTVDKLPGLSPEELKNIIKDYDALIVRSATQVTEDILENADHMRVVARAGVGVDNIDVAAATKKGIIVINAPGANTISAAELTMAMMLSLARSIPHAHASTSKGKWERGSFKGVEMYGKTLGVVGMGKIGTEVTTRAKSFGMKILGYDPYLTEDRAGQLGISKATLDEIAQEADFITIHTPLIKETRGIINDEFFAKTKQDVRIVNCARGGIIDEAALVRALQSGQVAGAALDVFETEPSTNHELLGHPNVVVTPHLGASTVEAQEKVAHEVSEEIIEIFETESIRHAVNMPKISGETHKKLQPFITLGEQMGMLAIQLLKEAPDKVEINYYGELAKENTDLLTRIIIKGVLSYHLGDSVNLINSLHLLKDQGVSSNVAKNPVTKGFASYVELTLYKGANKSNIGATVLNGYGARIVKMNDYRVDVRPDNLLYIKHHDIPGMIGRVGSTLGDFDVNIGTMQVGRADVGGDAIMILTLDKKVEQNVIEALVELKGLAGAQFLELTN; the protein is encoded by the coding sequence ATGTATAAAATACTTGTAGCAGAAGCAATCAGTGATACAGGGTTAAAAGCATTGTATGACCATCCAAAATTCACGGTGGATAAACTGCCTGGATTATCACCAGAAGAATTAAAAAACATTATCAAAGACTATGATGCACTTATTGTTCGTAGTGCGACACAAGTTACAGAAGATATCCTAGAAAACGCGGATCATATGCGTGTAGTTGCTCGTGCTGGCGTAGGTGTAGATAATATTGATGTTGCTGCAGCAACAAAAAAAGGAATCATCGTTATCAATGCGCCTGGAGCGAATACAATTTCAGCAGCGGAACTTACAATGGCCATGATGCTATCCCTTGCTCGGAGTATTCCACACGCTCACGCTTCCACTTCTAAAGGAAAGTGGGAACGCGGATCATTTAAAGGCGTCGAAATGTATGGAAAAACGCTTGGTGTCGTTGGAATGGGTAAAATCGGCACAGAAGTTACAACACGAGCTAAAAGCTTCGGAATGAAAATACTTGGATATGACCCATATTTAACAGAAGATAGAGCTGGACAGCTTGGTATTTCAAAAGCAACTTTAGATGAAATTGCACAGGAAGCTGACTTTATCACGATTCACACACCTTTAATAAAAGAAACAAGAGGCATCATTAATGATGAGTTCTTTGCCAAAACAAAACAAGATGTTCGTATTGTTAACTGCGCGCGTGGAGGTATTATTGATGAGGCTGCTCTCGTACGGGCATTACAATCTGGCCAAGTTGCCGGTGCTGCTTTAGATGTTTTCGAAACTGAGCCTTCAACTAACCACGAGCTTCTGGGTCACCCAAATGTAGTTGTGACTCCACACTTGGGTGCATCTACTGTGGAAGCACAAGAAAAAGTGGCACATGAAGTAAGTGAGGAAATCATTGAAATCTTTGAAACAGAATCGATTCGTCATGCAGTAAATATGCCAAAAATCTCTGGTGAAACACATAAAAAGCTACAACCATTTATTACACTTGGAGAACAAATGGGTATGCTTGCCATCCAATTACTAAAAGAAGCTCCCGACAAAGTAGAAATCAACTATTACGGCGAGTTAGCAAAAGAAAATACTGATTTATTAACTCGTATAATTATCAAGGGTGTTCTGTCATACCACTTAGGTGACAGTGTAAATCTAATCAACTCCCTACATTTATTGAAAGATCAAGGCGTTTCTTCAAATGTAGCTAAAAATCCAGTAACAAAAGGATTCGCAAGCTATGTCGAGCTTACTCTATATAAAGGCGCCAATAAATCTAATATCGGTGCAACAGTACTAAATGGCTACGGAGCACGAATTGTCAAAATGAATGATTACCGTGTAGATGTCCGTCCTGATAATTTATTATATATTAAGCATCATGATATCCCTGGTATGATTGGACGCGTTGGTTCGACTCTAGGTGATTTCGATGTAAATATTGGTACAATGCAGGTGGGCCGTGCTGATGTCGGCGGTGACGCTATCATGATTCTCACACTTGATAAAAAAGTAGAACAAAATGTCATTGAAGCCCTAGTCGAATTAAAAGGTTTGGCTGGCGCACAATTTCTTGAACTTACAAATTAA
- a CDS encoding Gfo/Idh/MocA family protein has protein sequence MIKFGVVGTNWITDSLIQGASDLKDFQLTAVYSRTEEKGHEFAGKYDVKNVFTDIEEMAKSDTIDAVYIASPNSLHAEQSIIFLENGKHVLCEKPIASNPTELASMINAAKENNVLLMEALKTTFLPGFAALQQNLHKIGQVRRYVASYCQYSSRYDAYRAGTVLNAFNPTFSNGSLMDLGVYCVYPLVVLFGKPKNVKAIGTMLESGVDGGGSLILEYDQFEAVITHSKITNSYLPSEIQGEEGSIIIEKISTPEKVDIHYRNGTTEKVGKEMLHPSMYYEVEEFINLIKSGKYESSVNTYENSMTTVQIVAEARKQMGLIYPADKKN, from the coding sequence ATGATTAAATTTGGTGTAGTCGGAACGAATTGGATTACAGATTCACTCATTCAGGGAGCTTCTGATTTAAAAGACTTTCAACTAACAGCTGTTTATTCAAGAACAGAAGAAAAAGGACATGAGTTTGCAGGAAAGTATGATGTAAAAAATGTTTTTACAGATATAGAAGAAATGGCAAAAAGTGATACTATTGACGCTGTTTATATTGCTAGCCCGAATTCATTGCATGCAGAGCAGTCTATTATATTTTTAGAAAATGGAAAACATGTATTATGCGAAAAACCGATTGCATCTAATCCAACGGAACTAGCTTCTATGATTAATGCAGCAAAAGAGAATAATGTATTATTGATGGAGGCCTTAAAAACCACCTTTTTACCGGGCTTTGCTGCGCTCCAACAAAATTTACATAAAATTGGCCAGGTGAGGCGCTATGTTGCAAGTTATTGTCAGTATTCATCTCGATATGATGCTTACCGAGCAGGAACTGTTTTAAATGCCTTTAATCCTACATTTTCAAATGGTTCGTTAATGGATCTTGGCGTATATTGCGTTTATCCGCTTGTCGTTTTATTTGGAAAACCTAAAAATGTGAAAGCAATTGGGACAATGCTTGAGTCAGGAGTGGATGGTGGAGGAAGTCTTATACTTGAATACGATCAATTTGAGGCTGTTATCACACATTCTAAAATAACAAATTCCTATTTACCGTCGGAAATTCAAGGCGAGGAAGGAAGTATCATTATTGAAAAGATATCCACCCCCGAAAAGGTAGATATTCATTATCGTAATGGTACAACAGAAAAGGTTGGTAAAGAAATGCTTCATCCATCTATGTATTATGAAGTAGAAGAGTTTATCAACTTAATTAAATCCGGTAAGTATGAGTCTTCAGTGAATACATATGAAAATTCTATGACTACAGTACAGATTGTAGCTGAAGCAAGAAAACAAATGGGACTGATTTATCCGGCTGATAAAAAAAATTAA
- a CDS encoding GTP-binding protein, producing the protein MVMEESLIQKLYYEKLVLNTEKHDQPIAILGDLYFKEQKNELPDLSNIRFAQGEVYFHNKDFEAAIFKWENIQNELEPWAKKNKADAYFELDLLETAEKIYQSIKTDSLTLNTEITLQLFGIYLAEQRKLDADQMIKQAVMINPDYPNVTKLARAFFEDQHNWSSSIELAVNEAMRTSSLNWFQILNIYVENGYTKSINPTYFIPAMSLLSDMDMEQFEISVVDLWLSYEQEETYLSWICEASQLILETDFNHEFKLRRLPTLLQETYMDLISGKYYIVEIQSVVPDLLKAWMKIADSSTAFYASASLLAWEDIFPNSLEKEEIEKAEFVLSNTHGDNSLMEEMLDIFKMIEKKAFKQQIEVDQFSAWMINRLAEFGNRRVLIGGSPESEKLDVITTIIGQEAKPSNANAETILYRYGSNPSVQAVTEVGIIPLASQFDVNEVASNPNTIIDIAVDKPLFDNKQMAIVHLPNYNWSSIDDNVIPDSVRLADNILYILNDSAPFSSNELTNLLNMKEKNPGLQVDFILKLSAENGNDQESSDLLNDTKKHIKDYFPGANLVSYSTTLDKSNELDKLSRFLQKSMEMENWRHNRITNTLYYMKQTLIYLAQQQIRIEEELSNVIDRDEDILSKIQGSIHQLHDMEEDKKQVIQEAYQAIKIEIKTEFVKNIPNLIKGSSDIIKEDSDFRNIHLELNEEMNKKINLYIQNNVMPIYISSLQDWITFAQNELTLSQEQLTEWEHSFNTLLGEDRIQASCDFQILNDWQRDADRMTSSFDMEQENIILRRTPSQVLLKGAGKLFGAMPINNKVLANAYKSFIVNEDYQEVTESISRKFFLQFELFEKAIARDIHIFYREPFSVLEHAVAELNSEKEKNQADLLAIRSNPEVFRDPLTLFEVRIRQYEWMNYADQVKIEARN; encoded by the coding sequence ATGGTAATGGAAGAATCATTGATCCAGAAACTATACTATGAAAAATTGGTATTAAACACTGAAAAACATGATCAACCAATTGCGATATTAGGAGATTTATATTTTAAAGAACAAAAAAATGAACTACCAGATCTCTCCAATATTCGTTTTGCCCAAGGAGAAGTATATTTTCACAATAAGGATTTCGAAGCCGCGATATTCAAATGGGAAAATATTCAAAATGAACTTGAACCATGGGCTAAAAAAAATAAGGCGGATGCTTATTTTGAATTAGATTTACTAGAGACGGCTGAAAAAATTTATCAAAGCATTAAAACAGATTCTTTAACTTTAAATACAGAAATCACTTTACAGCTATTTGGAATATATTTAGCCGAACAAAGAAAGCTAGATGCAGATCAAATGATTAAACAGGCAGTTATGATAAATCCTGATTATCCTAATGTGACAAAATTAGCACGTGCTTTTTTTGAAGATCAGCATAATTGGAGTAGCTCAATTGAACTTGCAGTGAATGAGGCAATGAGAACAAGCTCACTGAATTGGTTTCAGATCTTAAATATATATGTTGAAAATGGTTATACAAAATCAATAAATCCAACTTATTTTATTCCAGCAATGTCTCTATTATCTGACATGGACATGGAACAATTTGAAATATCAGTTGTTGACCTTTGGTTAAGCTATGAGCAAGAAGAGACCTATTTATCTTGGATTTGTGAAGCAAGTCAATTAATACTTGAAACTGATTTTAATCATGAGTTTAAATTACGACGCCTGCCTACTCTTTTGCAGGAAACATATATGGATTTAATAAGCGGAAAGTATTATATCGTGGAAATACAATCTGTGGTCCCCGATTTGTTAAAAGCATGGATGAAAATAGCAGATTCTTCAACTGCCTTTTATGCCTCAGCAAGCCTGCTTGCTTGGGAAGATATTTTCCCCAATAGCTTGGAGAAAGAGGAAATAGAAAAGGCTGAGTTTGTTTTATCAAATACGCATGGTGATAATAGTCTAATGGAAGAAATGCTAGATATATTTAAAATGATCGAGAAAAAGGCGTTTAAACAGCAGATTGAAGTAGATCAATTTTCTGCATGGATGATTAACAGATTGGCGGAATTCGGTAATCGACGTGTGCTTATTGGTGGAAGTCCTGAAAGTGAGAAATTAGATGTAATCACAACAATTATTGGTCAAGAAGCTAAACCGTCAAATGCAAACGCGGAGACAATTTTGTACAGATATGGTTCCAATCCCTCTGTTCAAGCAGTTACAGAAGTAGGTATCATTCCACTTGCTTCCCAATTTGACGTGAATGAAGTAGCTTCTAATCCCAATACGATCATTGATATAGCAGTAGATAAACCATTATTTGATAATAAACAAATGGCTATCGTACATTTGCCAAATTATAATTGGTCCAGTATAGATGATAACGTAATCCCCGACTCTGTTAGACTTGCGGATAATATATTATATATACTTAATGATAGTGCGCCGTTTTCAAGCAATGAATTAACAAATCTGTTGAATATGAAAGAAAAAAATCCTGGACTTCAAGTAGATTTTATTTTGAAATTATCTGCTGAAAATGGGAATGATCAAGAATCAAGCGATCTGTTGAATGATACGAAAAAACATATAAAGGATTATTTTCCGGGTGCAAACCTTGTTTCTTATTCAACTACCTTGGACAAATCCAATGAATTGGATAAATTGTCTCGTTTCCTTCAGAAGAGCATGGAAATGGAAAATTGGCGGCATAATCGGATAACGAATACTTTATATTATATGAAACAGACGCTTATTTATCTGGCTCAACAACAAATCAGAATTGAAGAGGAACTGTCTAACGTAATTGATCGGGACGAAGACATTTTGTCGAAAATTCAAGGTTCAATCCATCAGCTTCATGATATGGAAGAGGATAAGAAACAGGTTATTCAGGAAGCGTATCAAGCAATAAAAATAGAAATAAAGACTGAATTTGTTAAAAACATACCTAACTTAATTAAAGGATCGTCCGACATTATTAAAGAAGATAGTGATTTTAGAAATATTCACCTAGAATTAAATGAGGAAATGAATAAAAAAATAAATCTTTATATCCAAAATAATGTCATGCCGATTTATATTAGTTCACTTCAAGACTGGATAACTTTTGCACAGAATGAACTTACACTAAGCCAGGAACAGTTAACAGAGTGGGAGCATAGTTTTAATACTTTGCTAGGTGAGGATAGAATACAAGCTTCCTGTGACTTTCAAATACTTAATGATTGGCAAAGAGATGCTGATAGAATGACGAGTTCATTTGATATGGAGCAGGAAAACATTATTTTGCGTAGAACACCTTCCCAAGTATTATTAAAAGGTGCAGGAAAATTATTTGGAGCCATGCCAATAAATAATAAAGTGTTAGCAAATGCGTACAAAAGCTTTATTGTAAATGAGGATTATCAAGAAGTGACAGAATCCATATCTAGAAAGTTCTTTCTGCAATTTGAATTATTCGAAAAAGCAATTGCTCGCGATATTCATATTTTCTATAGGGAACCCTTTAGTGTATTAGAACACGCAGTTGCGGAATTGAATAGTGAAAAGGAAAAGAATCAGGCTGATTTGTTAGCAATTAGGTCAAACCCTGAAGTATTTCGTGATCCATTGACCTTGTTTGAAGTAAGGATTCGTCAATATGAATGGATGAACTATGCAGATCAGGTGAAGATAGAAGCGAGAAATTAA
- the mgsA gene encoding methylglyoxal synthase — MNITLIAHDKKKDDMIRFATAYKPILEHHTLFATGTTGLRIMEATGLDVHRFQSGPLGGDQQIGACIAQNDMDMILFFRDPLTAQPHEPDVSALMRLCDVYGVPLATNMGTAEILIRGLAEGHLDWRSAMDNEE, encoded by the coding sequence TTGAATATTACTTTAATTGCACATGATAAAAAGAAAGATGATATGATCCGGTTTGCAACAGCATATAAACCTATTTTGGAACATCATACGTTATTTGCGACAGGTACAACGGGTTTACGGATTATGGAGGCAACAGGATTGGATGTTCATCGTTTTCAATCAGGTCCACTTGGAGGCGATCAGCAAATAGGTGCTTGCATTGCACAAAATGATATGGACATGATATTATTTTTCCGCGATCCATTAACAGCACAACCACATGAGCCGGACGTTTCTGCATTAATGCGTTTATGCGATGTGTACGGAGTGCCATTAGCTACAAATATGGGAACAGCAGAAATCTTGATCCGTGGACTAGCAGAAGGTCATCTTGACTGGCGATCAGCAATGGATAATGAAGAATGA